A single Lolium perenne isolate Kyuss_39 chromosome 6, Kyuss_2.0, whole genome shotgun sequence DNA region contains:
- the LOC127306398 gene encoding rho GDP-dissociation inhibitor 1, whose protein sequence is MSSAVEAAIPCSKVVDIAPAGPEEVKERAVVLEHGNGDCAAAATNGKKCAEAASHCRKAEEDDDEEDGEKVPEHIDLGPILSIKDQLEKDKDDESLRRWKEQLLGSVDLNSVGETLEPDVKIMSLSIQSPGRPDIVLPLPVEPNSKGVWFTLKEGSMYKLKFTFSVSNNIVSGLRYTNRVWKTGIKVDSTKEMLGTFSPQPEEYTYVTPEETTPSGMFARGSYSARTKFLDDDRKCYLQIDYTFDIRRDWPSSS, encoded by the exons ATGTCGTCGGCGGTGGAAGCGGCTATTCCCTGCTCTAAGGTCGTCGACATCGCGCCGGCCGGGCCAGAGGAGGTGAAGGAGCGCGCGGTGGTGCTGGAGCACGGCAACGGCGACTGTGCCGCCGCCGCGACGAACGGGAAGAAGTGCGCCGAGGCGGCGTCGCATTGCCGCAAGGctgaggaggatgacgacgaggaggacggggAGAAGGTCCCCGAGCACATCGACCTCGGCCCCATCCTCAGCATCAAGGACCAGCTCGAGAAGGACAAG GATGACGAGAGCCTGAGGAGGTGGAAGGAGCAGCTCCTCGGCAGCGTGGATTTGAACTCCGTCGGAG AGACGCTGGAGCCGGACGTGAAGATCATGAGCCTGTCCATCCAGTCCCCGGGGCGGCCGGACATCGTCCTGCCGCTGCCGGTGGAGCCCAACAGCAAGGGCGTGTGGTTCACGCTCAAGGAGGGCTCCATGTACAAGCTCAAGTTCACCTTCTCCGTCAGCAACAACATCGTCTCCGGCCTCCGCTACACCAACCGCGTCTGGAAGACCGGCATCAAAG TGGACAGCACCAAGGAGATGCTCGGCACGTTCAGCCCCCAGCCGGAGGAGTACACCTACGTCACGCCGGAGGAGACCACGCCGTCGGGGATGTTTGCACGGGGATCATACTCTGCTAGGACTAAG TTCCTCGACGACGACCGGAAGTGCTACCTGCAGATCGACTACACCTTCGACATACGCCGGGACTGGCCGTCATCGAGCTGA